From the Halorhabdus utahensis DSM 12940 genome, one window contains:
- a CDS encoding DUF6149 family protein — protein sequence MKIKQSVKHWAAKQSLTAPVVGEMVSDKLVDLHTGVFLDWAEENRQEERRERLEGFFDATMDTYVAALEEGHPEAEAREITHAQANFDFYNHGWTEMMEFPVEEVEAHYDRYADFFESHGITIDDPLGAFAPEGGLPEAPSTPEKLDDPDHPHAIGGFADDVYVETEDGEIVIGGGEKPEEVDVEEAPGVDPDAVEDAEIEG from the coding sequence ATGAAAATCAAGCAAAGCGTCAAACACTGGGCCGCCAAACAGAGTTTGACTGCGCCGGTAGTGGGCGAGATGGTGTCCGACAAGCTGGTCGATCTCCACACCGGTGTCTTCCTGGACTGGGCCGAGGAGAACCGCCAGGAAGAGCGGCGCGAACGCCTGGAAGGGTTCTTCGACGCGACGATGGACACCTACGTCGCGGCACTCGAGGAAGGCCACCCGGAGGCAGAAGCACGGGAGATCACCCACGCCCAGGCCAACTTCGACTTCTACAACCACGGCTGGACGGAGATGATGGAATTCCCCGTCGAGGAGGTCGAGGCCCACTACGATCGCTACGCCGACTTCTTCGAGTCTCACGGTATCACGATCGACGACCCGCTCGGTGCGTTCGCGCCGGAGGGCGGCCTGCCCGAAGCTCCATCGACGCCCGAAAAGCTCGATGATCCCGACCATCCCCACGCAATCGGCGGGTTTGCTGATGATGTCTACGTCGAGACCGAAGACGGCGAAATTGTGATCGGCGGCGGCGAGAAACCCGAGGAGGTCGACGTCGAGGAGGCCCCCGGTGTGGATCCGGACGCCGTTGAGGACGCAGAGATAGAGGGCTGA